From Opitutia bacterium, a single genomic window includes:
- a CDS encoding nucleoside monophosphate kinase: MSQTPAQASAPKPAAASPDLEIKDAVVIFEPIWADLEADFGRENLRFPKELILLGGAPGAGKGTNTPYILKARGLTCQPIVMSALLDTPEMKRLKEGGNLIGDREVLSVLLRQLLKPEYRDGVILDGFPRTKVQVECLKMLYEKMIQLWREFYGTPLGIHFRQPIVHIVVLFVDENESIARQLKRGRESKAHNAEVRTSGRGELWEERATDFDESLAARRYRVFKEQTWDALLSLKDVFHYHLVNAQGPLNEVERAIAEELAYQSSLELDPRTYDQLRTLPLASEIVVHARQELVKRLDGYALNHPELFARVIALIEKKIMPIVMRHAISGHSNVNSEDPILEEAQALAMLIDIFSERGYHAVVDIIRVDVPDRFDLATGKISCRQKKVHRFIIKFRGSELRRG, translated from the coding sequence ATGAGCCAGACACCTGCCCAAGCCTCCGCCCCCAAGCCCGCTGCCGCCTCGCCTGACCTCGAGATCAAAGACGCCGTCGTCATCTTCGAGCCCATCTGGGCGGACCTCGAAGCGGACTTCGGCCGCGAGAATCTGCGCTTTCCCAAGGAACTCATCCTCCTCGGCGGCGCGCCTGGCGCCGGCAAAGGCACCAACACGCCCTACATTCTCAAGGCCCGCGGCCTGACCTGCCAACCGATCGTGATGAGCGCGCTGCTCGACACGCCGGAAATGAAGCGGCTCAAGGAAGGCGGCAATCTCATCGGCGACCGCGAAGTGCTCAGCGTGCTGCTCCGCCAGCTGCTCAAGCCCGAGTATCGCGACGGCGTCATCCTCGACGGCTTCCCGCGCACCAAGGTGCAGGTCGAGTGCCTAAAGATGCTTTACGAGAAGATGATTCAGCTCTGGCGCGAATTCTACGGCACGCCGCTGGGCATCCATTTCCGCCAGCCGATCGTCCACATCGTCGTGCTCTTCGTCGACGAGAACGAATCCATCGCCCGCCAGCTCAAGCGCGGCCGCGAGTCCAAGGCGCACAACGCGGAAGTCCGCACCTCCGGCCGCGGCGAACTCTGGGAGGAGCGCGCGACCGACTTCGACGAGAGCCTCGCCGCCCGCCGCTACCGCGTGTTCAAGGAACAGACGTGGGACGCGCTGCTCTCGCTCAAGGACGTCTTCCACTACCACCTCGTCAACGCGCAGGGCCCGCTCAACGAAGTCGAAAGAGCCATCGCCGAGGAACTCGCTTACCAAAGTTCGCTCGAACTCGACCCGCGCACCTACGACCAGCTCCGCACTCTCCCGCTCGCCAGCGAGATCGTCGTCCACGCGCGCCAGGAACTCGTGAAGCGCCTCGACGGCTACGCGCTGAACCACCCGGAACTCTTCGCCCGCGTCATCGCACTGATCGAGAAAAAGATCATGCCGATCGTCATGCGGCACGCGATCTCGGGTCATTCGAACGTGAACAGCGAGGACCCGATCCTCGAGGAAGCGCAAGCGCTCGCGATGCTGATCGATATCTTCTCCGAGCGCGGCTACCACGCCGTCGTCGACATCATCCGCGTGGACGTGCCCGACCGCTTCGACCTCGCGACCGGCAAGATTTCCTGCCGGCAGAAGAAGGTCCACCGCTTCATCATCAAGTTCCGCGGCTCGGAACTGCGCCGCGGCTGA